The Methanooceanicella nereidis genomic interval AGGAGCCTGGCGTTTATCGCCACTATAACTGTGCTCAGGCTCATTAAAAGAGCTCCGACAGCAGGCGACAACAAAATGCCTATACTATAAAGGACGCCGGCAGCCAGCGGTATGGCAAATGCGTTGTAGCCGGTCGCCCATAAAAGGTTTTCCAGCATCTTCCTGTATGTCTTTTTAGAAAGATTCACAATATCAACGACATCGCGAGGATCGTTTTTTACCAGGATGATGTCGGCACTTTCCACTGCCACGTCGGTCCCGGCACCTATGGCTATACCCACATCAGCCTGTACCAGAGCAGGGGCATCGTTGATGCCGTCACCGACCATCGCCACAGAATATTTTTTCTGGACTTCTTTAACCTTCTCGGCTTTTTTATCGGGCAATACATTGGCAAAGTATTCATCAATACCTATCTCTTCGGATACTGCCTTTGCGACAGACTCGTTATCGCCTGTCAGCATGATGCATTTAATACCCATATCTTTTAGTTTTTTTATAGCATCTTTTGACTCATCTCTTACGATATCTGCCAGCGCAAGGACACCCAGGGGACGATCCCCCTCAAGCAAGTATACGACGGTCTTTCCCTGTCCCAGCAGTTTTTCCGCCCGGTCATCTCTGACCTCGATGTTTTTTTCTTTAAGATATCCCGGGCTTACTACTTTCATCATTTTCCCGTCGACCTTAGCCTCTACCCCCTTGCCAGCTATAGCCTTGAACTCTGATGTTTTAGCCAGTTCTAGCTCTTTTTCTTTAGAGGTCTTGACCACGCCCTGCGCTATAGGATGTTCGGAATTAGACTCTATTGATGCAGAATATCTTAATACTTCATTTTCGTTGAGATCTCCCAGAGAGATTATGTCCGCGACCCCGAAAACTCCTTTAGTTAGCGTACCGGTCTTATCAAATATGATGGCCTGGATGTTCCTTGCTTTCTCGAATGCCGTCCTATCCCGGATCAGTAAGCCGGACTTTGCCGCCAGCGAAGTAGAGACGGCAACTACGAGAGGCACAGCAAGGCCCAGTGCGTGGGGACACGTTATTACCATGACCGTTGCCATCCGCTCGATCGCAAAAACAAGTGTCTCGCCATATAATAGCCATGCGATGAGAGTGATAGTGCCTACGGATAGTGCGATGATCGTCAGCCAAAAAGCTGCTTTATTGGCAATATCCTGGGAACGCGATTTGCTCTCCTGTGCTTTCCTTACTAGCTCTACTACCTGGTTTAGATATGTGTCCTTCCCGGTCTTCTTCACTTCTACGACCAGGGAACCTTCTGCGTTTATCGAGCCCCCGATGACCTCGTCATCGACGTTCTTTTCGACCGGCTTTGATTCTCCGGTCAGCATCGCCTCATTAACGCTGGATGCGCCATCAACAACAGTACCATCTACAGGTATTTTTTCTCCAGGCTTTACAAGGACCTTATCCCCTGCTTTCAGCTGATCGACCTCTACATCCTCTGTCTCGCCATTTTTTAGAAGATGGGCCTCCGAAGGCATGATCTTCACAAGCTCTTCAAGAGCCCTTGAAGCGCCCATGACCGACCGCATCTCTATCCAGTGTCCCAGCAGCATGATGTCTATAAGCGTGGCAAGTTCCCAGAAAAACGTCTTACCTTCCAATCCGAAGACAACTGCAGAGCTATAGACGTATGCGACCGTGATCGCAACGGCGATCAGCGTCATCATGCCCGGCTGCTTTTTCTTTAGTTCATCAACAATGCCTTTAAGGAATGGATAGCCGCCATAAAAATAGATTATAGTCGAAAGTATGAACCTTATATATAATGAGCCGGGAATGTCAAAGCTAAACCCGAAGAACTGCTGTATGGTAGGAGAGAGGGCGATTATTGGGATCGTCAGGATAAGGGATATTATGAACCTCTTCTTGAAATCCTCGAGCATTGCGGCATGGCCTTTATGAGCTGCATGGCCTTCACCCTTCATCTCATGGCCTTTATGCATCTCATGTTTTTCATGCTCCATTTTGCCCTTTTCCTGTTTAGTTTCTTCCTGCTCATGCATTCCATGCTTTTCATGATCGAGATCCATTGAGAGCCTCCAGATTCGCATTTATAGACTGGTTTTTCCAGTTATTAGTAAATTATTATAATAATTATAAAATAAATTATTTTATTAAATTAAATATTGTACCGGATGAATCCTTGCTTTATATTCTTAGAGATTTTAAACAGGCGGACATCAAGACAAACCTAACATTGTGTCATTCTACAGGCCCGCCTTCCCCGCCCGGCTCTTTCGAGCCCTTTGCCGCGGATTTCATCCCTATGCGGGATTCCTTTTTTTCTTTAAGCTCACGCTTTGTCTCCGGTATTCCCTCAGGTATGTTTTCTCGAGTCATGAAGAATGGTGAGATGCTCATAAAAATAAACAGGATTGAAATAATAAGCAAAATTGCAGAAATAT includes:
- a CDS encoding heavy metal translocating P-type ATPase, whose product is MDLDHEKHGMHEQEETKQEKGKMEHEKHEMHKGHEMKGEGHAAHKGHAAMLEDFKKRFIISLILTIPIIALSPTIQQFFGFSFDIPGSLYIRFILSTIIYFYGGYPFLKGIVDELKKKQPGMMTLIAVAITVAYVYSSAVVFGLEGKTFFWELATLIDIMLLGHWIEMRSVMGASRALEELVKIMPSEAHLLKNGETEDVEVDQLKAGDKVLVKPGEKIPVDGTVVDGASSVNEAMLTGESKPVEKNVDDEVIGGSINAEGSLVVEVKKTGKDTYLNQVVELVRKAQESKSRSQDIANKAAFWLTIIALSVGTITLIAWLLYGETLVFAIERMATVMVITCPHALGLAVPLVVAVSTSLAAKSGLLIRDRTAFEKARNIQAIIFDKTGTLTKGVFGVADIISLGDLNENEVLRYSASIESNSEHPIAQGVVKTSKEKELELAKTSEFKAIAGKGVEAKVDGKMMKVVSPGYLKEKNIEVRDDRAEKLLGQGKTVVYLLEGDRPLGVLALADIVRDESKDAIKKLKDMGIKCIMLTGDNESVAKAVSEEIGIDEYFANVLPDKKAEKVKEVQKKYSVAMVGDGINDAPALVQADVGIAIGAGTDVAVESADIILVKNDPRDVVDIVNLSKKTYRKMLENLLWATGYNAFAIPLAAGVLYSIGILLSPAVGALLMSLSTVIVAINARLLKM